In Gigantopelta aegis isolate Gae_Host chromosome 14, Gae_host_genome, whole genome shotgun sequence, the following proteins share a genomic window:
- the LOC121388940 gene encoding uncharacterized protein LOC121388940, producing the protein MSAGYIPVVVGVDVGGTNTDAVVLSQEKSGSRVISAVKELTTSDVTTGVKRAVHSALVKAHDKGHEIAVVQVNIGTTHFVNAAVQGKDLAKIAVIRLCGTVSHALPPFSDFPRHLKNVICGSVHLVDGGYRFDGREIDPVSTDQIYKVVKEIKDAGISGIVLSGVFSPIRNEQEIFVANLIRKMFPEDADWDPSITLSHEIGSLGLLERENAAILNECLKPLCKKTILGFHDALTAVGLTCPIFLTQNDGTLINSENVIHHPVHTFASGPTNSMRGAAYLCDVKDAIVIDIGGTTTDVGVLKNKFPREAATHVKIGNVRTNFRMPDVLSIGLGGGSYVVEKTTDDGRLQGVTVGPLSAGFRLREEAKVFASTPDDSGRKLTTTDIAVAGGLCQLGNPENVNNLSKETVEVALNKIIQMIEECIDKVKFSNQSLPVILVGGGSILLNPNKPIEGASKVIRPEHFGVANAIGAGLCQVSGTVESVVSMLDMVDVELMNQKVKKAVDAVTDDPDGKEREIAEQNARKPFFVAARDKALDDSIAIATEIAVKAGADPKSIEIIDKLDMTLSYLPGQATRIKIKVVGDMVSSTTTNKDLKIWKPSELSSNVDTKTASISAEKQEYTSTGQNISGKNIDGDATKHPLEPSIDKNTGEWILSEWDVECIVVGAGIFGCGGGGSPHLGRLRALEAVRKGKKIRIVTPEFLLKNADPDNDLVVISAFMGAPLIMYEQLVSSVETTGALKCMEDLYQIGQYENNTILNTQGVEIKTRAGMTFIDDYKQSSQNESGNSANKMGRKSIKALIAAEIGGMNAIEPYLVAADLDMPVVDADGMGRAFPEIQMFIPYMYGLKPYPATLVDDKNRRAVMLESPSAKQLEHYFRDTVVEMGCSAGLTLTPLTKSDVMTKCVQHSVSRAWRLGNAILKARLEKKSPVDAILATETAIHVLTGKISDVRRETTGGFNVGRVIIEGLEEFAEQKILIEFQNENLVIIPLDKDGNHGKSKACVPDMIVIIDADTAEPITTEEVRYGTRVSVVVIACASILRTPTALKFVGPQAFRYGDEIQFQPFGEAKPVSPLGPV; encoded by the coding sequence ATGTCTGCAGGCTACATCCCCGTCGTCGTCGGTGTAGATGTGGGTGGTACCAACACAGACGCCGTCGTCCTATCGCAGGAGAAGAGCGGTTCCCGAGTGATATCTGCTGTCAAAGAGTTGACGACCAGTGACGTCACAACAGGCGTCAAGAGAGCTGTCCATTCAGCTCTAGTTAAGGCCCATGACAAAGGTCACGAAATTGCTGTTGTCCAGGTGAATATTGGAACAACACACTTCGTCAATGCCGCAGTCCAGGGCAAGGATCTGGCCAAGATCGCAGTGATACGCCTGTGTGGGACAGTGTCTCATGCCTTGCCTCCATTTAGTGACTTTCCTCGTCATCTCAAGAACGTCATCTGTGGTTCTGTGCATCTTGTTGATGGGGGATACAGGTTTGACGGAAGAGAGATTGACCCTGTCTCTACTGACCAGATTTACAAAGTTGTTAAGGAAATAAAAGATGCTGGCATATCTGGGATCGTTCTCAGTGGAGTGTTCTCTCCTATCCGGAATGAGCAGGAAATATTTGTTGCAAATTTGATTCGCAAAATGTTTCCTGAAGACGCTGACTGGGATCCAAGCATCACTCTTTCTCATGAAATTGGCTCCCTTGGATTACTGGAAAGAGAAAATGCTGCTATCCTTAATGAATGTCTGAAGCCTTTGTGCAAGAAGACTATTCTCGGTTTCCATGATGCACTAACTGCTGTTGGATTAACCTGTCCAATCTTCCTCACACAAAATGATGGAACTCTAATCAACTCGGAAAATGTTATTCATCATCCAGTCCATACATTTGCATCAGGCCCTACCAACAGCATGCGAGGAGCTGCATACTTGTGCGATGTCAAGGATGCAATTGTGATTGACATTGGTGGCACCACCACAGATGTGGGAGTCTTAAAGAACAAGTTCCCCCGAGAAGCTGCAACCCATGTAAAAATTGGAAATGTACGAACGAACTTCCGCATGCCTGATGTTCTGAGCATTGGTCTTGGGGGTGGATCATATGTAGTAGAGAAGACAACTGATGATGGACGACTGCAGGGTGTGACAGTTGGTCCACTAAGTGCAGGATTCAGATTAAGGGAAGAAGCAAAAGTATTTGCATCAACACCTGATGACTCAGGAAGAAAACTGACTACGACCGATATAGCTGTTGCAGGTGGTTTATGTCAACTTGGTAACCCAGAAAATGTAAACAACCTTTCAAAAGAAACCGTTGAAGTAGCACTGAACAAAATTATTCAGATGATCGAAGAATGCATTGATAAAGTCAAATTTAGTAACCAGAGTCTACCAGTTATACTTGTAGGTGGTGGAAGTATTCTTCTTAACCCAAATAAGCCAATTGAAGGTGCATCCAAAGTGATTCGACCAGAACATTTTGGAGTAGCCAATGCTATTGGAGCAGGACTGTGTCAGGTTTCTGGAACTGTGGAGTCGGTCGTTAGTATGCTGGACATGGTGGATGTTGAGCTTATGAATCAGAAAGTCAAAAAAGCTGTTGACGCTGTAACAGATGACCCTGATGGAaaagagcgagaaatagctgaaCAGAATGCCAGAAAGCCATTTTTCGTAGCAGCCAGAGACAAAGCTCTGGATGATTCCATTGCTATAGCAACAGAGATAGCTGTCAAAGCAGGAGCTGATCCAAAGTCCATTGAAATAATTGACAAACTAGATATGACATTATCCTATCTACCTGGCCAGGCAACTAGAATCAAGATAAAGGTTGTTGGAGATATGGTTAGTTCTACAACTACCAATAAGGACCTTAAAATATGGAAACCATCAGAACTCTCATCAAATGTTGATACAAAAACAGCATCTATATCAGCTGAGAAGCAAGAATACACTTCCACAGGACAGAATATTTCTGGTAAGAATATAGATGGAGATGCTACGAAACATCCATTGGAACCTTCGATTGATAAGAACACTGGCGAGTGGATTTTATCAGAGTGGGATGTGGAATGCATTGTTGTCGGTGCAGGCATTTTTGGTTGTGGTGGTGGAGGTAGCCCCCATCTCGGTCGACTCAGAGCACTAGAAGCTGTCCGAAAAGGCAAAAAGATCAGAATTGTGACTCCAGAATTCCTACTGAAGAATGCTGATCCTGATAATGATTTGGTGGTTATAAGTGCGTTTATGGGAGCTCCATTAATCATGTATGAGCAACTTGTGTCTTCCGTGGAGACGACTGGAGCACTCAAATGTATGGAAGATCTTTATCAAATTGGCCAGTACGAGAACAATACCATCCTGAACACACAAGGAGTGGAAATTAAGACAAGGGCAGGTATGACATTCATTGATGACTACAAACAGAGTTCCCAAAATGAATCTGGTAACAGCGCTAATAAGATGGGACGAAAATCTATCAAAGCATTGATAGCTGCCGAAATTGGAGGAATGAATGCTATAGAGCCATACTTGGTAGCTGCCGACCTTGATATGCCAGTAGTGGATGCAGACGGGATGGGCAGAGCTTTTCCAGAGATTCAGATGTTTATTCCTTACATGTATGGACTGAAGCCATATCCTGCTACCTTGGTCGATGACAAGAACCGTAGAGCTGTAATGTTGGAATCACCATCAGCAAAACAACTGGAACATTATTTCAGAGATACAGTCGTAGAAATGGGTTGTTCCGCAGGGCTGACATTGACACCTCTCACCAAATCCGACGTGATGACTAAATGCGTTCAACACTCCGTAAGCCGTGCCTGGCGTCTCGGCAACGCCATTCTCAAAGCTCGACTTGAAAAGAAATCACCAGTCGACGCAATTCTTGCCACTGAGACTGCGATTCATGTTCTGACTGGCAAGATTTCTGATGTGAGAAGAGAAACCACTGGAGGTTTCAACGTGGGAAGAGTCATCATCGAAGGTCTGGAAGAATTTGCAGAACAGAAAATCCTCATCGAGTTCCAGAATGAAAATCTGGTTATTATTCCTCTTGACAAAGACGGGAACCATGGAAAGTCAAAGGCTTGCGTCCCAGACATGATAGTCATCATTGATGCTGATACAGCTGAGCCGATAACTACTGAAGAAGTTCGATATGGAACGAGAGTCTCGGTCGTTGTAATTGCATGTGCATCAATTCTCCGAACGCCGACTGCCCTGAAGTTTGTTGGACCTCAGGCCTTCAGATACGGGGACGAAATCCAGTTTCAGCCTTTTGGTGAAGCAAAGCCAGTTAGTCCTCTCGGTCCAGTATAA